The genomic stretch CTGAAAAGATCAGATCTGAGTCACGTTACAGcaaaaaatctgatttgaatCTTTTCAGCAAAGTAACGTGAACTTAGCCTCAACGGCAAAAAACCCAGCTGGACTTCGACTGGATGATCAGTGTAAAGCTGCAGGGCCCACTCTGTTCCTGCAGGGCGGTGCTGTTTTACCTGTAATGAACCagcagaagaggaagagagtgaCGAGGGAGTTCCAGGCGGTGCAGAGGCTGCTGAGGGCACTCTGACGTCCGTCCTCCGGCTCCTGAGCACACGGCAAACACGACAGAACCGTCAGGACCATGGAGAAAGCCCCCGACACCAGCAGGTACACGGGGATATACGGCTGGACCGGACAGTCGTGCAAGTACAGACCACCTGTGAGGGCAGGAATAAGACcgttcatttttacattttacagtcGGTTAAAGTAGCAGTCTGGGGTTTTCAGTGTTAAAAATGCTCACAAATATATATGAACCTTTATTATTTATAGATCAATCAAACAGCTTTGAACCAGTTTATAGTCCATGGATCGAGTCCTCCATATGAGGTGGTCGTGACAATACCAAACCACTAGGTGTCGGTATAACAGCTCTGTTAATAAACTAAAGAATTTGCTGTAAGACTGACAGCATTCAGTATCAAATCTACCAACAGACCGCCACCTAATGGTGAGTATAGGGCAGTGCATGTGTGTTTCCATTTAATCACCTGCACTCATTCCCTCATTCATCACTCCCCTCTGCTCTTATGAAGTGTTATAGACACAGAAACAGTAAACGGTGCAGAGATACGTACCGATGACGAGCTGCGCGATGGGTAAAGCCATCACCATCAGTTTAGAGACaactgcaaacaaacaaacaacagaaaaacaaagagtgAGTGTCAAAAAACATCTACAGCCCTTGGTTCCCACAGTGCCCCCCTGCTTCTGTAAGGGTCTGGATCCTGAACCCCGGACCCCCACGGCAGCCGTCTTAGTCCCAGATTTATTAACCCATAAGAGCCAAAGGTGACATATACGTCACAACCTCTTTCTAAGGTCTGGAAAGTTCCCTACACAGCTTTACCCTTCACTTTAAATCACGATGTCCCTGAGTAACATTTACTGTACGTCCCGGATGTAGTCAcatgaccgtgtgtgtgtttgtgtacgtgTGACATCACGTGTCAGAGAGCACagaaatgcttattttaaaagtatatttttgtTTCCAAAAGGTGCCTTCCTCAAATGCTTTAGTCACGTGCCCTGTGTCACACACCACTCTCTGATCACATCCTAAGGTCAAAATGTTGAAATATAAGTTACAAAATGGTGGTTGTGGTGTTAATGTAACACTGGGAATTTAACCCAATTGTGATTACAGAATGCGGCaagaaatgagaaaaataattGTTCAACGTTGTTTCTTTGGTGCGTTTTTTATTTCTGATGATTTGACTTCATGGAGAAGTGAGTCTGGACTCTAACGGGTTAATAACAACTATAATATTATAACATTATTACTGGTAACCATAGCAACGATGCTGCTGCAGGTGCAGGCCGTGATCCGCTTTAAATCCTGGTTTACACTCCCTGTAATAGTGTTACTAAAGAACACTGCTTTTTAATCATAGAACTTCCTCTGGTGCGTGCGAGTGTCTCAGAGCAGATTAAATGTTGCATCTCATTCTAGAGGGAACCAGGCCATAAACAGTGTGCTGAGTCACAGGGCACATCATTATTATCAGTggtagtagtggtgtgtgtcATACTCAGTACTGGGGTGCTGGGCTTGGGGGTCCGGCGGATGTTCTGCAGTAATGTTCTGTCCTCCATCCTCCCTTGCTTTTACTcatcctacagagagagagagagagagagagagagagagagagagagagagagagagagagagaggaaatgagacagagagagatggagagagtgatAGCGAGAGAGGGTttaagagagagtgtgtgtgagagtgatacagaagaagagtgagagagagagagagagagaaagaagagaggagagaaagaggaagtgagacagagatggagagagtgatAGTGAGAggatttgagagagagagagagagagtgatgagagggtttgagaaagagagagagagagaaagaggaaatgagacagagagatggagggaaagtgatagtgatagtgatgaaagagagagagagagagagagagagagagagaaagagagagagagagagagagtattgtAATAGCAGAGGAATGTAAAAAGGTAAGAGGATAATGGTGTATAGACTGAtagattatataaatatttcagtgtgtgtgtctttgtgtgtgtgtatgaggaagttatgaagtgtgtgtgtataatttcaGGAACCCAAAAACCCTGAAGACACATTACAGTAACCAGTGTCCGGTGTTAAAGTCGTCATTTCACACTCCTGCGTTTCCCGGTCATGAGCCGAACTGATGGAGTCTGATCACGAGCTGCTGCTTTTCTGACTCACTTCTGATCTCTTAGCCTCTGAGAAGTGAGGACTTTATTAAACATCCAGAAAGCCCCTGTTCTTCAGCTGTAGGATTTAACTCCCTGCTTCCTCAAACCTCACTGAgctcatataataataataatagtaataataataataataaataaataaatcaggtgtgttactgcagcagaaagTCAGAAGAGTGTATTCAGGCTCAACTCCAGCTTTAAACACACCTCAACCCTGCTCTCCTCACTCAAGAcaggtgtgtaggtgtgtgtgcatgtgtttatgaTCAGTGCACACACACCTTTCTTTCCACTCACTGAATACTGACGATAAAACCCTGAAAAATGCTGAAATTCTGACTCCTCTGAGACTTCCTGACCCTAAAATGCTTAATCCTATTAACTTAACCGAGTACTGGGAATTGGGTCAGAGAAAAGAAACTAAAACTGCACTT from Hoplias malabaricus isolate fHopMal1 chromosome 2, fHopMal1.hap1, whole genome shotgun sequence encodes the following:
- the LOC136686279 gene encoding transmembrane protein 272-like; its protein translation is MEDRTLLQNIRRTPKPSTPVLIVSKLMVMALPIAQLVIGGLYLHDCPVQPYIPVYLLVSGAFSMVLTVLSCLPCAQEPEDGRQSALSSLCTAWNSLVTLFLFCWFITGNVWIYSIYQPSYNPGLGYCSKVLYLFAFWSTTVVYILLGLLLLGGCCAMLCLCICNRSRLDGLEEV